The Caulobacter vibrioides sequence CGACTACAGCCACCGCCCCCTGGCCGAACAACTGGACGCGGGCGCGCGGCAACTGGAGATCGACGTCGTGGCCGATCCGCAAGGCGGTCTCTTCGCCAAGCCGCTGACAGCGCTGGGCAAGGGCGCGGCCCTGACGCCCGAGTTCGCCGCCGTCATGGCGAAGCCGGGCTTCAAGACCCTGCACATGCCTGATGTGGATTTCCGCTCATCGTGCCTGACCTTCGTGGCGTGCCTGCGCGAGGTGCGCGCCTGGTCGGACGCCCACCGCGATCACGCGCCGATCCTGATCATGCTCAACGCCAAGGAAGGCGCGGCGACCATGCCCGGCGGGGTCACGCCCCTGCCCTTCACCGAAGCCCTATTCGACGCCCTGGACACCGAGATCCGCTTGGTGTTCGGCGAGGACCGCCTGATCACGCCCGACCAGGTGCAGGGCAAGGCCAAGACCCTGCGGGAAGGCGTGCTGGCCGGTGGATGGCCCAAGCTCGCGGCGGCGCGCGGCAAGGTGTTCTTCGCCCTGGATGAGAACCCCGCCAAGGTGGCGATCTATCGCGGCCAGCGCGCCTCGCTGGAAGGCCGGGCCATGTTCATCAACACCGACGAGGCCTCGCCCGCCGCCGCCTATCTGACCCTCAATGACCCGATCGCCCAGAAGGAGCGCATCGCCGCGGCGGTGAAGGCCGGCTTCATCGTCCGCACCCGCGCCGACGCCGACACGCGCGCGGCCCGGGTCAATGACACCCGACAGCGCGACGCGGCCCTGACCAGCGGCGCGCAGTACGTCTCGACCGACTACATGTGGGCCGACCCGCGCTTTGCCGGCGGCTACACGGTGCGCCTGCCGGGGAACAAGGTCGCGGTCTGCAATCCGGTGCGCCAGCCGACCGGTTGCGGCGGGCGGGACCTGGAGGGGCGGTAGGGGTCCGCTCTCAATCCACCGACATCACCTTCTCTTGTCATCCCGGCCGGAAGACCGCGTAGCGGGCTGCAGCGCCGGGACCCAGGGGCGACCGCACTGCGCCGGCCCCTGGGTCCCGGATAGCCTCTGCGAGGCTTCCGGGATGACGAGGGATTTTTCTTCGCGGTATGGGGTAAGGCGTCCTAACGCCGCCGCGCGGCCAGGGCCCAGATGGTCGCGAGCACGGAAACGCCCAGCGTCAGCGCCCCGACCAAGTCCCATAGACCATCGCCCAGGAGGGCGGCGATCAGGCCAAACAGGCTGAAGGCGGCGATGACCGTCGGCGCGCGGAACACCTGCCAGAGGGAGAGATGATGCCCCCTCATCGCGCCGCCTTCCGCTTGGCCAGCCACAGATAGAGCCCCGAGGCCAGGATCACGATCGTGGCGATGTCGAGAAGCGCCCACAGGATCTTCAGGCCCATGCCGCCGTAGTCGCCAAAGTGCAGCGGCTGCGACAGGGTCAGGGTCTTCACATACCAGGGCGTCGGCGCGATCGCGGCCAGCTCGCCGGTGCGCGCATCGATCAGGGCGGGCGTGGTCAGGTGCGTGGTCAGCGGCGTCTTGCCGTGGAAGAACACCGCATAGTGGTGGTCGGTCGAATAGTCCGAGCCTGGGAAGGCGACGAACTGCAGGTCCTTGTCCGGCAGCGCCTGCTTCGCCTTATCGACGGCCGCCTGCAGCGAGCTGCGCTGACCCGGCGCGACGGGGCTGTCATAGGCCTGCGTCAGCTCCTTGAGGGCCGTGTTCTTCCAGTAGCCGACGATCGGCGTGGCCAGGGTGTTGACGACGCCGGTGGCGCCGACCACCAGCACCCAGGCCGCCGTCACCGCGCCAAGAAGATTGTGATAGTCCAGCCAGCGGGTGCGCGCCCGCTTGCTGGCCCGCACCGTGCCGAACGGCAACCGGCGCATGAAGGGCGCATAGAGCACCACGCCCGAAACGAGGGCCACGATCAGCAGCAGCCCCATGGCGCCCAGGAACAGCATCCCCGCCAGGCCCAGGAACATGTCGGTGTGCAGCTGGAGCAGGAACTCCATCACCGGATGCCCCGCCACCGGCGGCGCGGGATCGCCGCTGGTCTGGTCGATGGGCTGGAAGCTGTAGACCCCCGCCTTGCCGCCCGGCTGGACGCTGGTGACGTTCACCACCGGCCGGTCTTCATCGAAGCTCATATAGGCCGGAACCTCGCCCGGCTTGCGGGCGAGGGCGGTGTCCAGCACCTGGTCGAGGGTCAGCTTGGGGCCGTTCGGACGCGCGGGCGTCCAGGCCTCCTCCAACAGGACATGCTCGATCTCGTGGCTGAACACGAGCGGCAGCCCCGTGACGCACAGCATCAGCAGGAAAGCGGTCGAGACCAGGCTCGACCACTTGTGAACCCACGACCAGGTGCGGAGCGTCCGGGCCTTCATCGGCGCTAGAAGTCCGTGCTGATCGACAGGCGCAGGGTGCGCGGCGCGCCCAGCGTCAGGTAGTTGGCGCCCGGATAGCCGCCAACCGCCACCCACTGGTTCCGATCGGCCAGGTTCTCGACGCGGGCCCGCAGGGTGACCGCCTTGCCGCCGGCCTCGAAGGCGTAGCGCGCGCCGAGGTCAAAGCGCGTCCAGGCGTCCAGCGACACGGTGTTGGCGGTGTTGGCCTGCTGCGAACCGGTGTGGACCATGCGGCCCTCCAGGGTCAGGCCCTCGAGCGTGGCGATGTCCCACTCCAGGTTCAGATTGGCCTGGAACTCCGGCACGCCGATCGGGGTCTTGCCCTGCAGCGTGGCCGACAGGGCGCGGTTGATCTGGGCGTCCAGCCAGGTGGCGCCGCCCAGCAGGCGCAGGCCGGGAGCCGGCTGGCCGAAGACGGTCAGTTCGACGCCCTGGTTCTCCTGCTGGCCGCCGGCGGTGTAGCGACGGCTGGCGGCTTCGAAGTACTCGGCCGGCTGGGTGGTGCGGAACAGGCTGATCGCGCCGCCGAACGTGCCGGCGTCGTACTTGGCGCCGATCTCGGTCTGCTCGCCGCGGAACGGCGACAGGATCTCGCCGACATTGGCCACGGCCACGCCATTGACCTGGGCCGGGGCGATCTTCCCGGGGACCAGGGCCTCGGCGTAGTTGGCGTACAGCGAGATCTTGTCGCTGGGTTTGAACACCGCCGCCAGGGCCGGGGTGGTGGCGTCGCCGTCATAGACGCCGTTCTGGGCGCCGGTGTTGTAGTCGTACGAGCGGGTCTGGATGTCCTGATAGCGGACGCCCACCGTGACCAGCAGGCGCTCATTCAGGAACGACAGGGTGTCAGCCACCGCGACGCTGCGGTTCTTGACGCGCTCGGTGACATTGGGGTCGCTCTTGGAGCCGCCCACGAAGAAGTTCGGGTTCGGCGCGGCGACGGCCACCGGGTTGTAGAGGTTGCTGGCGAAACCGGCGAAGTTCGAGAAGGCGTAGGCGTTCTTGGACTTCAGGTTCACCTGGGCGACCGAGGCGACCAGCGCGTGGCCGACAGCGCCCGTGGTGAACTTGGCGCGCAGGCCCGCGTCCGTAGACAGGATCGAGTCCTTGCGGACGTTGTCGAAGCGGTAGGCGCTCAGCGTCCCGTCAGCCAGGGCCGTCGGGTTGGCCAGAACGTTGTCTTCCTTGCCCTGGCGACCGCCCAGGGCGGCCCAGGCGCTGACCGTGTCGGTCAGGTCGAACTCGCCGCGCGCCGCGCCGAACAGCTGGCGCTCGTCGGTGTGGGTCCAGGGCTGGGCGAAGTTCTTGTCGGCCGACGGGGCCTTGGGGATGGCGCCGGCCGGGGTGACGGTCGGACGCGCGCCCTCGATGCGGTGATCCTGCCAGCCGAGATCCGCCGAGAAGCGGGCGCGGTCGCCGCGACGATCGAGGCCCAGGCCCAGCACCGTCAGGTCGCGCTTTTCGCCGTCGACGGCCGTCTCGCCGCCGCGCAGGCCAAGGTTCACCCGCGCGCCATAGGCGTCGTTCTGGCCAAAGCGACGGGCGATGTCGGCCGAGCCATAGACTTGCTCGCCGCCGTCCCAACCGGCGGTGAAACGGGTCAGGGGCGCGGTCGGGGCGCGCTTAGGCATGAGGTTGAACGCGCCGCCGACGCCGCTGCCGCCGGGGGCTGCGCCGTTCAGGAAGGCGTTGGCGCCGCGGAACACGTCGACCCGCTCGATCAGCTCGGCCGCCACGAACTGGCGCGGCAGCACGCCGTAGAGACCGTTATAGGTCATGTCGTCGGAATAGACCGGGAAGCCGCGAACGACGTACAGCTCCTGGAAGTTGCCAAAGCCCTTGGTCACGCGGACGGTCGGGTCGTTCTGCAGCACGTCGGCCACGCTGCGGGCCTGCTGGTTGCGGATCAGGGCTTCGGTGTAGCTGGTGACGGCGAACGGCGTGTCCATCGTGTCCAGCGCGCCCAGGAGGCCAACGCGCGCGCCCTTGGCGACCTGGTCGCCGGCATAGGCGGGCGGCAGACGCACCTGCGAGCCGGTGATGACCACCTCGTCGACGCGGGTCGTATCAGCCTGCTGGGCCAGGGCGGGACTGGCCAGAGCGCCGCTGATCAGTGCAGACGACAGCAGAAGGGCGAGACGAGACGACATGGAACGATCCTGATAATGCGAGTGCGTCGCAATATCTGGCCTTCCGTTGCGTTTCAACTTTTTCCTCCCCGGGATGAGGGAGGCTCGCACCTTTCCCTCTCCCCTTGCGGGAGAGGGTGGCCGCCGAAGGCGGTCGGGTGAGGGGTCGCACGGCCATGCCGAGAAACCCCTCATCCGGCCCTTCGGGCCACCTTCTCCCGCAGGGGGAGAAGGATGAACTCAGGCCGTCGCCATCGCCTCGCCGCGCACCAGGGCGGCGTAGGTGTCCATCAGATCGAGCGACAGCTTGGCGGGCGTGAACTTGAACTCGCCCACTTCCGAGACCGGGGTGACCTCGGCGGCGGTGCCGACGATGAAGCACTCGGTGAAGGTGGCCAGCTCTTCCTTCTCGATGTGGCGCTCGACCACCTCGATCCCCTTGCCCTTGGCGATGTCGATCACCGTGCGACGGGTGATGCCGTCCAGGAAGCAGTCGGGCTTGGGGGTGTGCAGCACGCCGTCCTTGACGAAGAACACGTTGGCGCCGGTCGCCTCGGCGACATAGCCGCGATAGTCCAGCATCATCGCGTCGGCGTAGCCGTCCTTCTCGGCGGCGTGCTTGGAGATGGTGCAGATCATGTAAAGGCCGGCGGCCTTGGCGGCGATCGGGGCGGTCTTGGGGTCGGGACGCTGGTACTTGGCCCAGGTCAGGCGGATGCCCTTGGCCTTGGTGGCCGGATCGAAGTAGCTGGGCCACTCCCAGACGGCGATCGCCACGTGGATCTTGGAGTGTTGCGCCGAAACACCGATCATTTCGCTGCCGCGCCAGGCGATCGGACGCACATAGCAGTCCTTCAGGCCGTTCTTCGCCGCCGTCGCCTTGCAGGCCTCGTCGATCTCGGCCACCGTGTAGGGGATCTCAAAATCGAGGATCTCGGCCGACTTGAACAGGCGCTCGGTATGCTCGGTCAGTTTGAAGATTTCGCCGCCATACATGCGCTCGCCTTCGAACACCGACGACGCGTAGTGGAGGCCATGGGTCAAAACATGCACCTTCGCCTCGCGCCAGGGCACAAATTGCCCGTCAAGCCAGATCCAACCGTCACGATCGTCGAAGGGAACCAGAGACATCGGCCCAAGACCTCCTTATTGGGAACGCGGTTCTTAGACGCCCCGTGGGGGGATGCGTCAAATAAAATGGACTCCGCACGATGATAGCGCCGCTGCAGCCCGGTTCGGACGATCCCCGTCTGATCCTCCGCGAGGAGGAGCTGGACGGCGGGCTGGAACTGATCCTGCTGGCCGAGGCCTCGCTGTGGGCCGCCGTGGACGCGGTGCTGGAGACCGAGGCCCTGGGCCTGGGGCGCTCGCACTGGCGCGCGGCCTTCCTGCTGCGCCGCCGGCCGGGGATCGGGGTGCAGGACCTCTCCAAGCTGACCAGCCTGTCGAAACAGGCCGCCAGCCGCACCCTGTCCGACCTTGAAAAGGCGGGCCTGGTCGAGCGCGTCTCCGGTGATCTGGACGGGCGTCGCCGCCCCGCCGCCCTCACCGCCGAGGGCGTGGCCTTCGAACAGCGCACGGCCGAGCGGCTGCGGGCGCTGCTGGCCCGGGCCTACCGCACCGGGGGCCTCGACGGGGTGGCCGGCACGCGACGCATCCTGGCGGCGTTGGCCGGATCGCGGCAAGGTGTCGGCCCAGGACGACGGATGCCCACATGAACCCTGACGAGCGCCGCGAACGCCACCTCCTGGTGGTCGACGACGACGACCGGCTGCGCAAGCTGATCAAGGAATTCCTGAGCCGCGCGGGCTTTCGCGTCACCGCCGCCGCCAGCGCCGCGGCGGCCGACAAGCTGTTCGAGGCCCTGGACTTCGACCTGATGGTGCTGGACGTGATGATGCCCGGCGAGGACGGCATGGCCTTCACCAAGCGCCTGCGCGCCAAGGGCGGCGAGGCCGGCCGCACGCCGATCCTGATGCTGACCGCCCGCGACCAGACCGCCGACCGCATCGAGGGCCTGTCCAGCGGCGTCGACGACTATCTGGGCAAGCCGTTCGAGCCGCAGGAGCTGCTGCTGCGCATCGAGGCCATCCTGCGCCGCTCGGCCGCGCGGCCCGTCGGCCCCAAGGCCCTGAGTCTGGGCCGCTGCTCCTTCGACGCCGACCGGGGCGAGCTGACCTGCGACGGCGAGGCCGTGCGGATCACCGAGGCCGAGGTCACCCTGCTACGGCGCCTGGCCCGCTCGCTGCACGAACCAGTCGACCGCCTGGAACTGGCCCGCGACACCGCCGACGCCACCGGCCGCGCCGTCGACGTCCAGGTCACCCGCCTGCGCCGCAAGATCGAGCCGGACCCGAAGAACCCGCGCTACCTGCAGACAGTGCGGGGGGTTGGGTATCGGTTGGCGCCGGATTGATGGGGCGCGCCGTCCAAATCCTCCCCCCAGCGGGGGAGGTGTCCGCGCAGCGGACGGAGGGGGAAGTCGGCCGGCGACGGGGGTGTGATCTTCCCCCTCCGGCGCTTCGCGCCACCTCCCCCGCTGGGGGGAGGATTTAGGTGCCCCTCACCCGCCTCGACATCCCGCCGGCGCTGAAGCGTCTGCTGCCGACCACGCTGTTCGGGCGTAGCCTGCTGATCATCATCCTGCCGGTGGCGATCATGCAGATCGCCGTCACCTGGGCGTTCTTCGACGCCCACTGGCAGAGCGTAACCAGCAAGCTCTCCGAGGGCCTGGCCGGCGACATCGCCTGGGCGGTGCAGTCCTATGAGGACGATCCCAGCCCCGCCGCCGTCGAGAAGCTGGCCGAGCGGGCCGAAGGGGCGCTATCGCTGTCGATCGCCTTCCAGAAGGGCCGCAAGCTGCCGACCAGCCATCGCCCCTCGCTGTTCGCGGCCCTGGACCGGTCGCTGGACAAGGCGCTGGAGGACCGGCTGGACAACCCGTTCTGGTTCGATACGACCCGCTACCGCGCCTATATCGACATCCGCGTGCAGGTCGACGGCGGGGTGCTGCAAATCTACGCCCTGCGCGACCGCGCCTACGCCACCCAGGGCCACATCTTCATCCTGTGGATGGTGGTGGCGACCCTGCTGCTGACGGCGGTGGCCATCCTGTTCATCCGCAACCAGGTGCGGGCCATCGAGCGCCTGGCCGAGGCCGCCGACGCCTTTGGCCGGGGCGAGGATCCGGAGTTCAAGCCGCACGGCGCGCGTGAGGTGCGCCAGGCGGCCCTGGCGTTCATCGCCATGAAGCTGCGCATCCAGCGCCATATCGAGCAGCGCACGGCCCTTCTGGCCAGCGTCAGTCACGACCTGCGCACGCCGCTGACCCGGCTGAAGCTGGAAATGGCCCTGGCCGAGCCCTGCGAGCAGATGGAGGCCATGAAGGGCGACCTGGCCGAAATGGAGCACATGATCGACGAGTACCTGGCCTTCGCCCGCGGCGAGGGCGGCGAAGCGATCCAGGTCGTGGACCTGTCGGAACTGGTCGAGGGCGTGGTGGCCGACGCCGAGCGCGGCGGGGCGGCGATCGAGACCGAGATCACCCAAGGCCTGGAGACCCGCCTGCGTCCCCTCGCCTTCCGGCGCGCCCTGGCCAATCTGATCGACAACGGCGTGGCCCACGCCGACCAGGTGCGCGTCACGGTCAGCCCGCGTCAGACCGGCGGGGTCGATGTGGCCGTCGACGACGATGGTCCCGGCATCCCGGAAGACCGTTACGAAGAGGCCTTCAAGCCCTTCTCGCGGCTCGACGAGAGCCGGAACCAGAACGAGAAGGGCGTGGGCTTAGGGTTGGCCATCGCCCGCGACATGGCCCGCGGCCTGGGCGGGGATCTGGTGCTGTCCCGCTCGGCGCTGGGCGGCCTGCGGGCGCTGATCCGGCTGCCGGGGTAGCAGCAAAATAAGGTGTCATCCCGGAAACGCCGCAGGCGTTATCCGGGACCCAGGGGGTGACGAAACGCCGTGCGCGCCGCCCCTGGGTCCCGGCTCTCCGCTTCGCTACGGCCGGGATGACACAGCTTTTTTGCGCGTGAGGGACTAAGCCCCCCGATCCCGGAACGGGTCGGCCGGGTACACGCCCAGGATCTCGAAGCGCTCGGAGAAGAACTTCAGCTCGTCCAGCGCCAGGGCCAGGTTGCGGTCTTCGGGACGGCCGTCGACCTCGGCGTAGAAGAAGGTGGCGGTGAAGTTGCCGCCTTCCATGTAGCTTTCCAGCTTGGTCATGTTGACGCCGTTGGTCGCAAAGCCGCCCAGCGCCTTGTAGAGCGCGGCGGGCAGGTTGCGGACGCGGAACACGAAGCTGGTCACGCAGCGATGGGTGAAGTCCGGCGCCGCCGGGGCCTTGTCGGCGGTCATCACCAAAAAGCGCGTGGTGTTGTGACGCTCGTCCTCGATGTCGCGGGCCAGGATGTCCAGGCCATAGATCTCGGCGGCCAGGGCGGGCGCGACGGCGGCGTGGGTCGGGTTGGGCTTCAGGGCCAGGGCCTTGGCCGCGCCGGCGGTGTCGCCGGCGGCTTCGGTCTCGACGCCCAGGCGCTTGAGGCTATTGCGGCACTGGCTGAGCGCGATCGGCATCGAGCTGACGACCTTGATGTCCTCCAGCTTGACGCCCTTGTTGGCCATCAGCTGGAAGCGGATCGGCTTGAAACGCTCGCCGATGATCTTCAGGCCTGAGGCGGGCAGAAGATGATGGACGTCGGCGACGCGGCCGGCGATCGAGTTCTCGATCGGGATCATGCCCAGCTGGGCGACGCCCGTCTTGATCGCCTCGAAGGCCTCTTCAAAGGTCTTGCAGGGATAGGCCTCGTAGTCGGGAAAATAGGTGCGGCACGCCTCGTGGCTGTTGGCGCCGGGCTCGCCCTGGAAGGCGATCTTCTTGAGGAGGCTCATCGGGTTTCCTCGGCCTGCTTGCGGGCCGCTTCGAGATCAGAGGGATTGTCGACGGAGATCGGCGCGGTCTTGGCGACGGCGGCGCGGATGGTCAGGCCCAGCTCCATGGCGCGCAGCTGCTCCAGCTTCTCGCGCTTTTCCAGCGGCGAGGGCGCAGCGGCGTTGAAGGCCTCCAGCGCTTCGCGGCGATAGCCATAGATGCCGATATGACGCCAGACGGGCCCATCGCCATAGAGGGTGGAGCGGGTGAAATAGAGGGCGCGGCCGCTCTGGCCGTCCTCCTCCATGGCCAGCACGGCCTTGACCACGTCGGGATTGCTCCGGTCGGCGGGCGAGGCTTCGGGGGCCACGACGGTGGCGATGTCGGCGTCGCCGAACTCCTTAAGTATTCGCGCGCAGTCGGACAGCACCGCAGGGTCAACGAACGGCATGTCGCCCTGCAGGTTGATCACCACGTCGTGCTCGAACCCCGGATCCAGCTGCGCCAGCGCCGCGAGAATCCGATCCGAACCGGACGGCAGATCGGGGTCGGTCAGCACGGCGGTTCCGCCAGCCTTTTGAACCGCTTCGACGATTTCCGGGTCGCCGGCGGCTACGGCCACGCGACCAATACCCGCTTCGAGGCCCTGGCGCAGAACGCGCACGATCATCGAAACCCCGCCGATATCGGCCAGGGGCTTGCCCGGCAGGCGGGTCGCGGCCATCCGAGCCGGTATCAGAATGAGGGGGTTCATCGGTTCAAATCTCCGCCGCCCTGTTGCGCGAGGGGCGGTAGCGTGTAAGAGACGCGAGCGCAACATGACGCGCGCTGGAGACTCGTCCTTGTGATTCCGGCGCGCGGGTTTCAAGCCCGCCGTTCGACGGGCCGATAAGAGGCTGACAAGGCTGAAATGAGCGACCTGACGTTCAACAAGATCGCTGGCGGCGTGCTGCTGACCGGCCTCGTTATTTTCGGTCTGCGGGAAGCGTCCTCGATCGTCTTCGCCAAGCACGAAGTCGAGAAGGCCGGTTACGAGATCGCCGTCCAGGAAGAGGGCGCCGAGGGTGGCGCGGCCGCCGTCGAGGTCCTGCCGGACTGGAACGCCGTGCTGACCCCGGCCAACGTGGCCGCCGGCCAGGCCGTCGCGGCCAAGTGCGCCGCTTGCCACAAGTTCGACGCGGGCAACGCCAACGGCACGGGCCCTGGCCTGTGGGACGTGGTGGGCCGCAAGCCGGCCGGTCACGCCGGCTTCAACTACTCGACCGGCATGAAGGACTTCGCGGCCAAGACCCCGGTCTGGGACTACGACCACCTGTATGAATTCCTCAAGGCTCCGGGCAAGTACGTCTCGGGCACGAACATGACGTTCGTGGGTCTGAAGAAGTCGGAAGATCGCGTGGCGATGATCGCCTACATGCACAGCCTGGGTTCGACGCTGCCGGTTCCGCCGCCGCGTCCGGCCGCCGCCCCGGCCCCGGCCGAAGGCGCTGCTCCGGCGGCTGAAGGCGCGGCTCCGGCCGCCGAGGGCGCCGCCCCGGCTGCTGCTGGCGCTGCTCCGGCCGCCCCGGCCGCCGCCGCCCCGGCCGCGCCGAAGGCCTAAGCGCTCTTCGACATCCGCTACAACGAGGCCGCGACGCGAAAGCGCCGCGGCCTTTTTGTTTGCGTGAAGCGCCCCCTCCGTCACGTCGCCGATCGGCGCCGTGACACCTCCCCCGTTGCACGGGTGAGGAGGACGATGGCTTCCTTCCTGCCCCGCTTGCGGGGGAGGTGGTGCGCGGCGCAGCCGCGTGACGGAGGGGGCGCTTTGCCCTCTCCCTAAACCCGCCGGTACCCCAGCACCCCGCCCGTCGGCGTGGCCGCGATCCGCGCGATCGCCTCGGCCAGGGGCTCGATGGCGGTGGCCATGTGGTGGGCGTTGGCGTGCAGGATGGTGTCGGGATCCAGCAGGATGGCCACGTGGCCCTTCCAGAAAACGAGGTCGCCGCGCCGACGCTCGGCCTCGGCGATCTCAGGAAAGAAATCCCGCTGCAGATCGGTGTCACGCGGACAGGCCCGGCCGCAGGCGTAGAGCGCCTGCTGCACCAGGGCCGAGCAGTCCAGGCCCAGGCTCTCGCGGCCGCCCCACTGATAGGGCGCGTGCAGGAACCGCTCGGCGACGGCGACATAGTCGGTCTCGAAGCCGCCGCCGATCGGCGCCAGGTGGTGGTCGACGAACCAGCCCGCCCGCGCGCCCTTCACGAACCGGCCCTCGCGGGCCTCGATGCCGACCAGGGCGTTGAGACTGTAGAGCCCCACAATGGCCGACTTGATGTCCGGCTCGGCGAAGGCGTAGGTGCGCGGAACGGCGATGCGATGATCCGGCGTCAGCACCGGCGCCGACAGGGCCTCGCTCAGCACATAGCCGACATAGCGGTCGCGCCGCGCCTGGCCGAAGGCGAAATCGCCGGCCTCGAACAGCACGTCGAACAGTTCGCCGAAAACGAGCTGGTCTTCCTGCTCGGCGTCCGGCTCGGGGGCCTTGCGCAGGCTGGCGATCGGCGCGCTGACCTGCATCGGCGTGACGTCGGCGAAGCGCTCGGCGGGAACCAGCCCTTCCAGGCGGCGGTCCGCGACGCCGTCGCGAACCAGGGTGAGGCGGCGGTCGGGCGCGCTCATCGGGCGAACCGCGCCTGCAGCATGGCGAAGGCCGCGCGGATGGCCTGGACCTCGGCGCCCACCGGATAGCCGGGCCGCCCCTTGGGGTTCCAGGCGAAGACGTCGAAGTGGGCCCAACCGCCCTCGCTCGGCGCGAACCGCTGCAGGAACAGCGCCGCCGTCGTGGCGCCCGCCTGGGCCCAGCCGTCGGGGTCGTTCTTCAGGTCGGCGATGTCGCTGTCCAGCGCGTCGCGATAGGTCTCGGTCAGGGGCAGGCGCCACAGCGGGTCGGACACCTTGCGCGAGGAGGTCTCGATCTGGCCGGCCAGGGTGTCGTCAGCGGTCCAGAACGGGATCACGAAGGGTCCCATGGCCACCCGCGCCGCGCCGGTCAGGGTGGCGAAGTCCAGGGTCAGGGCGGGCTTGAGCTCAGCGGCGCGGGTCAGGGCGTCGGCCAGGATCAGCCGGCCTTCGGCGTCGGTGTTGCCGACCTCGACGGTCAAGCCGGCGCGAGTCTGCAGCACGTCGCCCGGACGCATGGCGTCGCCGGCGATGGCGTTCTCGACCACGGGGGTCAGGATCACCAGACGCACCGGCAGTTTGGCCTCCATGACCATCCGCCCCAGCGCCAGGGCGTGGGCGGCGCCGCCCATGTCCTTCTTCATCAGGCGCATGCCGGCCGAGGGCTTGATGTCGAGACCGCCGGTGTCGAACACCACGCCCTTGCCCACCAGGGCCAGCACGGGATGGGCGGGATCGCCCCAGGCGATCTCGATCATGCGCGGCGCGCGCGCATCGACCGCCGCGCGGCCCACGGCGTGGACGGCCGGGTAGTTCTCTTTCAAGAGGTCATCGCCACGCACGACCGACAGGGTGGCGCCGTACTGCTCGGCGATCTCGCCGGCGATCGCCTCGATCTGCAGCGGGCCCATGTCGTTGGCCGGGGTGTTGACCATGTCGCGGCACAGGGCGCAGGCGTGGGCCAAGGCGGTGACGAAGGCCACATCGACGCCCTTGGGGGCCACTAGGCGCGGGATCGGCTCGCCGCGTTTCTTGTAGCGGTCATAGCGATAGGTCCCGAGCGCAAAGGCCAGGGCCGCCTGCTCGCCGTCCAGGCCCTTGGGCAGGCGCGAGAGCGCGTAGTCGCCGGCCGGCAGCTTGCCCGCCAGGCCCCGCAGCAGCGACAGATCGGCGCGGCCCGAGCCTGCGCCCATCAGCACCTGCTCAACCGCCCCGCTGGCGCCGGGGACGGCCAGCACCTGCCCGGCCTTGCCCGTGAACTTGTTGGCGGCGGCGTAAGTCCTGACCGGCGCGCGCTTTCGCGCCAGGAACGCCTCGACCTCGGACTCCGCGACGGGATGCACCGGGATCGCCTGGCCGTCGGCCTTGGCGAGGATCGGATGCGCGGCGTCGGTCATCGGCGAAACCCTTAAAAACTATGCTTAACGATTCCTTGAGGCCCGCGCGGGATGATGCGCGCACCTTCTGGAGACTTGTCTTCATGTGTCGCAAGCGCGCGCTCATCGCAACCGTTCTCGCCCCCATCGCCCTGGCCCTGGCGACTCCGGTCTTCGCCGCCGATCCGCCCAAGGCCGACGCCGGCAAGACCGCCAAGCCCGCGCCGGCGCCGGAGCCGATCAAGGCATCCCCGCAGCAGCGGGCCGAGGCGCGCCGCCTGGATCCGCTGGCCCAGGCCGCCTTCTGGGGGGCCGAGTTCGAG is a genomic window containing:
- a CDS encoding leucyl aminopeptidase family protein; protein product: MTDAAHPILAKADGQAIPVHPVAESEVEAFLARKRAPVRTYAAANKFTGKAGQVLAVPGASGAVEQVLMGAGSGRADLSLLRGLAGKLPAGDYALSRLPKGLDGEQAALAFALGTYRYDRYKKRGEPIPRLVAPKGVDVAFVTALAHACALCRDMVNTPANDMGPLQIEAIAGEIAEQYGATLSVVRGDDLLKENYPAVHAVGRAAVDARAPRMIEIAWGDPAHPVLALVGKGVVFDTGGLDIKPSAGMRLMKKDMGGAAHALALGRMVMEAKLPVRLVILTPVVENAIAGDAMRPGDVLQTRAGLTVEVGNTDAEGRLILADALTRAAELKPALTLDFATLTGAARVAMGPFVIPFWTADDTLAGQIETSSRKVSDPLWRLPLTETYRDALDSDIADLKNDPDGWAQAGATTAALFLQRFAPSEGGWAHFDVFAWNPKGRPGYPVGAEVQAIRAAFAMLQARFAR